In Candidatus Falkowbacteria bacterium, a genomic segment contains:
- the rpsK gene encoding 30S ribosomal protein S11, producing MKGKKKKKTTEKRVTSGKAFINSTYNNTIVTLTDTVGNVLSWANAGLAGFKGPKKSTPYAAQIITRIAVEKAKEYGLAEVKVFVKGVGTGRESAVRALNANGLNITYIKDITPLPHNGCRSRKPRRV from the coding sequence ATGAAAGGCAAGAAAAAGAAGAAAACGACTGAAAAGCGAGTTACTTCTGGTAAAGCTTTCATTAACTCAACCTATAACAACACTATTGTTACCTTAACTGATACAGTCGGAAATGTTTTGTCTTGGGCAAACGCAGGTTTAGCTGGTTTTAAAGGACCAAAAAAGTCTACTCCATATGCTGCTCAAATAATTACTCGTATTGCTGTTGAAAAAGCAAAGGAATATGGCTTAGCTGAGGTTAAAGTTTTTGTTAAAGGTGTTGGTACTGGTCGTGAATCAGCTGTTCGTGCTTTAAACGCCAATGGTTTGAATATTACTTACATTAAGGATATTACACCTTTACCACACAATGGTTGCCGTAGCCGTAAGCCACGACGTGTTTAA
- the rpsD gene encoding 30S ribosomal protein S4 yields the protein MPPVNMQQTKRPKKQSTYGIQLQEKQKAKKMYGLREKQFFLTFLRAKKKGDAGENLLRLLEMRLDNVVYRFGLAITRAQARQMVGHAQFDVNGQKVDIPSYQVKPNDVISIRKSKKQKKQFNDLPEKLKKAIVPGWLNFDASEMSGKVLHEPKKEDLDQSVNSQLIVEFYSR from the coding sequence ATGCCTCCAGTAAACATGCAACAAACTAAACGACCTAAAAAGCAAAGTACCTATGGTATTCAGCTTCAGGAAAAGCAAAAGGCCAAGAAAATGTACGGTCTTCGTGAAAAGCAATTTTTCTTGACCTTCTTACGAGCCAAGAAAAAAGGTGATGCAGGTGAAAACCTCTTACGATTATTAGAAATGCGTTTAGATAATGTAGTTTATCGTTTTGGTTTAGCTATTACTCGTGCCCAGGCTAGACAAATGGTTGGCCATGCTCAGTTTGACGTTAATGGACAAAAAGTTGACATTCCTTCATATCAAGTAAAGCCAAATGATGTTATTTCAATTCGTAAATCAAAAAAACAGAAAAAGCAGTTTAATGACTTACCAGAAAAATTAAAGAAAGCCATTGTTCCTGGTTGGTTAAATTTTGATGCTTCAGAAATGAGTGGTAAAGTTTTACATGAACCAAAGAAAGAAGATCTTGATCAATCTGTTAACAGTCAGTTAATAGTTGAATTCTATTCCCGTTAA